From the Paludisphaera mucosa genome, one window contains:
- a CDS encoding prepilin peptidase, which yields MFVSWPLLAFLGFGVFCVGTVVGSFLNVCIYRIPWQKSVIWPASHCPRCYGAISTSDNVPIVGWLALRGECRMCGLPISARYPLIEALVGLLFLALYVVDVLLATREGFGQIPVSSLAVLAYHALLVALLVAATFIDYDLLIIPDEVTVTGMVLGIALGAAFPWIRPEPAAAATHLGGLGVGILGLLAGAGLTAGVRSSFSFLLRREAMGFGDVTLMAMIGAFLGWQAAVLTFFLFPFFGLAHALWKLTLYVGKRLAGAESSSADREIPAGPYLSMAAAFLLFSWRWLWPLWAKNLFEMLHAIFWWMLGVNVGPLN from the coding sequence GTGTTCGTGAGCTGGCCGCTGCTGGCGTTCCTGGGCTTCGGCGTCTTCTGCGTGGGGACCGTCGTCGGCAGCTTCCTGAACGTCTGCATCTACCGCATCCCCTGGCAGAAGAGCGTGATCTGGCCGGCCTCGCACTGCCCGCGCTGCTACGGGGCGATCTCGACCAGCGATAACGTGCCGATCGTCGGCTGGCTCGCCCTCCGCGGCGAGTGCCGGATGTGCGGCCTGCCGATCTCGGCCCGCTACCCGCTGATCGAGGCCCTGGTCGGCCTGCTGTTCCTGGCGCTCTACGTCGTCGACGTCCTTTTGGCGACGCGGGAAGGTTTCGGCCAGATCCCGGTCTCGTCGCTGGCGGTGCTCGCCTATCACGCCCTGCTCGTCGCCCTCCTCGTCGCGGCGACGTTCATCGACTACGACCTGCTCATCATCCCCGACGAGGTCACGGTCACGGGCATGGTGCTCGGCATCGCCCTCGGCGCGGCCTTCCCGTGGATCCGACCCGAGCCGGCCGCCGCCGCGACCCATCTTGGAGGGCTGGGGGTGGGGATCCTCGGGCTGCTCGCGGGCGCGGGGCTGACGGCCGGGGTCCGGTCCAGCTTCTCGTTCCTGCTCCGTCGCGAGGCGATGGGGTTCGGCGACGTGACCCTCATGGCGATGATCGGCGCGTTCCTGGGGTGGCAGGCGGCCGTCCTGACCTTCTTCCTCTTCCCGTTCTTCGGCCTGGCCCACGCGCTCTGGAAATTGACGCTTTACGTCGGCAAGCGGCTGGCCGGGGCCGAATCTTCGAGCGCCGATCGCGAAATACCTGCGGGGCCGTACCTCAGCATGGCCGCCGCGTTCCTGCTGTTCTCCTGGCGGTGGCTCTGGCCACTCTGGGCGAAGAACCTGTTCGAGATGCTCCACGCCATCTTCTGGTGGATGCTCGGCGTCAACGTCGGGCCCCTGAACTAG
- a CDS encoding LapA family protein — protein sequence MAYQYKRRRPSIIRNFWVYRRLIGTAVLLGLMLWFIWANDGAVTVAFPFRLGTYQSTVGVIILLSALFGSLLTVLGMTVFFALRKMRGQHGPPETAETRDLDEDRPPPDYASKTEDGIRNSLW from the coding sequence ATGGCGTACCAGTACAAACGTCGGCGGCCGTCGATCATCCGCAACTTCTGGGTCTACCGCAGGCTGATCGGGACGGCCGTCCTGCTGGGCCTGATGCTCTGGTTCATCTGGGCGAACGACGGGGCCGTGACCGTCGCCTTCCCGTTCCGGCTGGGGACCTATCAGAGCACGGTCGGCGTGATCATCCTCCTGAGCGCCCTGTTCGGGTCGCTGCTCACCGTACTGGGCATGACCGTCTTCTTCGCCCTGCGGAAGATGCGGGGTCAGCACGGCCCTCCCGAAACGGCCGAGACGCGCGATCTTGACGAGGATCGGCCCCCGCCCGACTACGCCTCGAAAACCGAGGACGGGATTCGCAATTCCCTGTGGTGA
- the hisH gene encoding imidazole glycerol phosphate synthase subunit HisH — translation MIVIIDYGMGNLRSVQKAFEAVGHPAEISADPDRIRDASHVVLPGVGAFADAMSELRRTGMDQAFTDAVRSGKPCLGVCLGLQLLFTTSYEDGEYAGLDLIPGRVIRFAPRPGLKVPHMGWNTLAIRRPIPLLEGVGAEPSVYFVHSYHAAPDDPADVAAVSDYPEPFPAVVNRANLTACQFHPEKSQQTGLAMYANFARQ, via the coding sequence ATGATCGTCATCATCGACTATGGGATGGGCAATTTGCGGAGCGTGCAGAAGGCCTTCGAGGCCGTCGGCCATCCCGCCGAGATCTCCGCCGATCCCGATCGAATCCGCGACGCCTCGCACGTCGTCCTGCCCGGCGTCGGCGCCTTCGCCGACGCCATGTCGGAGCTGCGCCGGACGGGGATGGATCAGGCCTTCACCGATGCCGTCCGTTCCGGCAAGCCCTGCCTGGGCGTCTGCCTGGGCCTGCAGCTGCTGTTCACGACGAGCTATGAGGACGGCGAGTACGCCGGCCTGGACCTGATCCCCGGGCGCGTGATCCGGTTCGCCCCCCGGCCGGGCCTCAAGGTCCCGCACATGGGCTGGAACACCCTGGCGATCCGCCGGCCGATCCCGTTGCTGGAAGGTGTGGGGGCCGAGCCCTCGGTCTACTTCGTCCACTCCTATCACGCCGCGCCCGACGACCCCGCCGACGTCGCCGCCGTCTCCGACTACCCGGAGCCTTTCCCCGCCGTCGTCAACCGCGCCAACCTCACCGCCTGCCAGTTCCATCCCGAGAAGAGCCAGCAGACCGGTCTGGCCATGTACGCCAACTTCGCCCGGCAGTAG